The following are encoded in a window of Ruminiclostridium herbifermentans genomic DNA:
- a CDS encoding gamma-glutamylcyclotransferase family protein: MNNKLYLAYGSNLNLKQMANRCPTAKVVGASQINDHRLLFRGAHAGAVATIEPFKGGNVPVLVWEITPVDEAALDRYEGWPFLYRKETIKVKLGGKTVKAMVYIMNDGRPLGQPSCYYYSTILEGYKSAGFDVEILRKATTDSVESEEVANE; encoded by the coding sequence ATGAATAATAAATTATATCTTGCCTATGGCTCCAACCTTAACCTGAAACAAATGGCCAACAGATGCCCCACAGCGAAGGTGGTAGGAGCAAGTCAAATCAATGACCACCGTTTATTATTTAGAGGGGCACACGCAGGCGCTGTGGCGACTATCGAGCCTTTTAAGGGTGGCAACGTACCCGTTTTAGTGTGGGAAATCACACCTGTCGATGAAGCAGCACTTGACCGTTACGAGGGATGGCCGTTCCTTTATCGCAAGGAAACAATAAAAGTGAAGTTGGGGGGTAAAACCGTTAAGGCGATGGTATACATCATGAATGATGGGAGGCCGCTTGGACAGCCGAGCTGTTATTATTACAGTACAATTTTAGAAGGCTATAAGAGTGCAGGCTTCGATGTGGAAATCCTGCGCAAAGCGACAACCGATTCAGTAGAATCGGAGGAGGTAGCCAATGAATGA
- a CDS encoding virulence protein: MQINYNVTGAKRKELVNAISQKLNAPVRYLGAPTFAYEVADYNIDKNGVVRGPDNSELVDALLSFHDFKAATEEYDTPLPKAELVPENIQIPYEAALGGRVSPYNDYEESPVYAEPDEIEDVRLIIQMPRESFTEIALDNLKGLVESKETLIKKALDTDSIPIIVNEEFVTFPWFQSECSAEEVKAYTHFVTALCEMAKKQTRVNSTEKSVENEKYAFRCFLLRLGFIGPEYKTERKILLSKLSGSSAFKSGTAKHKEVSE, encoded by the coding sequence ATGCAGATAAACTATAATGTCACAGGAGCAAAAAGAAAAGAGTTAGTCAACGCAATCAGCCAAAAACTGAATGCTCCTGTAAGATATCTTGGAGCACCTACATTTGCATATGAGGTGGCAGACTACAATATTGACAAAAATGGAGTAGTCAGAGGACCAGATAATTCTGAACTGGTTGATGCTCTATTAAGCTTTCATGACTTCAAGGCAGCTACGGAAGAATATGACACACCACTTCCAAAAGCAGAGCTTGTTCCTGAAAATATTCAAATTCCCTATGAAGCGGCTCTTGGTGGAAGGGTAAGCCCATATAATGATTACGAAGAATCTCCCGTATACGCCGAGCCAGATGAAATCGAAGATGTTAGATTGATTATTCAAATGCCGAGGGAGAGTTTTACCGAAATCGCACTTGATAACCTAAAAGGATTGGTAGAAAGCAAAGAAACCCTTATAAAGAAAGCACTTGATACTGACTCTATTCCCATTATCGTAAATGAGGAATTTGTAACCTTCCCCTGGTTCCAAAGTGAGTGCTCCGCAGAGGAGGTTAAGGCTTATACTCACTTTGTAACAGCACTTTGCGAAATGGCAAAGAAGCAGACTCGCGTCAACTCGACCGAGAAATCAGTGGAGAATGAAAAGTACGCTTTCCGTTGTTTCCTTCTAAGACTTGGCTTTATCGGTCCAGAATACAAAACCGAACGAAAAATTCTCCTCTCCAAACTGTCGGGTAGCTCTGCCTTCAAAAGCGGAACTGCCAAGCATAAGGAGGTGAGTGAATAA
- a CDS encoding terminase large subunit produces the protein MRKLKKYKPTIFKADGSVYDKDAADIAVSFINCLKHTKGEWYGQPFELIDWQEQIIRDVFGIIKPNGYRQFNTAYIEIAKKQGKSELAAAVALLLTCGDFEHGGEVYGCASDRQQASIVFDVAVDMVEQCPALKARIKPVLSQKRLVYKPLGSFYQVLSAEAYTKHGLNVHGVVFDELHAQPNRQLFDVMTHGSGDARKQPLYFLITTAGNDTHSICYEVHQKAKDILEGRKVDPTFYPVIYGADEDDDWTDPKVWAKANPSMGITVDIEKIHIACESAKQNPAEENLFRQLRLNQWVKQSVRWMPMEKWDKCAFTVNLESLTGRVCYGGLDLSSTTDITAFVLVFPPEYEGDKYIILPFFWIPEDNMDQRVKRDHVPYDVWEKQGFLHTTEGNVVHYGYIENFIEELGLKYNIREIAFDRWGAVQMTQNLENLGFTVVPFGQGFKDMSPPTKELMKLTLEEKLAHGGHPVLRWMMDNIFIRTDPAGNIKPDKEKSTERIDGAVATIMALDRAIRKSGAGNSVYDGRGLLIL, from the coding sequence ATACGTAAACTAAAAAAATATAAGCCGACCATCTTTAAGGCAGATGGTTCGGTATATGATAAGGACGCTGCAGACATTGCGGTGTCTTTTATTAATTGCTTAAAACATACGAAGGGAGAATGGTATGGGCAACCATTTGAACTTATAGACTGGCAGGAACAGATTATCCGCGATGTGTTTGGGATTATAAAGCCTAATGGTTACCGTCAATTTAATACGGCATATATCGAAATCGCTAAAAAGCAAGGGAAATCTGAACTTGCAGCAGCGGTTGCGTTACTGCTTACCTGTGGTGATTTTGAGCATGGCGGTGAAGTATACGGATGTGCATCTGACAGACAGCAAGCTTCCATTGTTTTTGATGTAGCAGTGGATATGGTAGAACAATGTCCAGCTCTGAAAGCAAGAATTAAACCGGTACTATCGCAAAAACGACTTGTTTATAAACCGCTAGGTAGTTTCTATCAAGTTTTGTCTGCAGAAGCGTATACCAAGCATGGACTAAATGTGCATGGTGTTGTATTTGATGAACTTCATGCGCAACCAAATAGACAGCTTTTTGATGTCATGACCCATGGCTCAGGTGATGCAAGAAAGCAGCCGCTGTATTTTTTAATTACGACTGCCGGAAATGATACTCACTCTATTTGCTACGAGGTGCATCAAAAGGCTAAAGATATTCTAGAAGGACGAAAGGTTGACCCTACATTCTATCCTGTCATTTACGGTGCTGACGAAGATGATGACTGGACCGATCCGAAGGTGTGGGCGAAAGCCAACCCCTCAATGGGCATTACCGTTGATATAGAAAAAATTCATATTGCTTGTGAAAGTGCAAAACAAAATCCAGCAGAAGAAAACTTATTTAGACAACTTCGTCTAAATCAATGGGTTAAACAGTCGGTACGTTGGATGCCTATGGAAAAGTGGGATAAATGTGCTTTTACTGTAAACCTAGAAAGTCTTACAGGACGTGTGTGTTATGGTGGTTTGGACTTATCCTCTACAACCGATATAACAGCATTTGTTCTTGTATTCCCTCCTGAGTATGAGGGAGATAAATATATCATCCTCCCTTTTTTCTGGATTCCAGAAGATAACATGGACCAAAGGGTAAAGCGTGATCATGTGCCCTATGACGTATGGGAGAAGCAGGGGTTCTTACACACCACTGAAGGAAACGTGGTGCATTATGGTTACATCGAAAACTTTATCGAAGAGCTGGGCTTAAAGTACAACATTCGAGAAATTGCTTTTGACCGGTGGGGAGCTGTACAGATGACACAAAACTTAGAGAACCTTGGGTTTACAGTAGTTCCTTTCGGTCAAGGTTTTAAAGATATGAGTCCGCCAACGAAGGAGCTTATGAAGCTTACCTTGGAAGAGAAACTGGCGCATGGTGGTCATCCGGTGCTCCGATGGATGATGGATAACATCTTTATACGTACTGATCCTGCTGGAAATATCAAACCGGATAAAGAAAAATCAACTGAAAGAATAGATGGTGCAGTAGCTACCATTATGGCTCTTGATCGGGCAATCCGTAAAAGTGGAGCAGGCAATTCTGTTTATGATGGAAGGGGTTTATTAATTCTTTAA
- a CDS encoding DUF5049 domain-containing protein has protein sequence MNEIIMQQILAIRETGETNMFDLPVVTSIALRAGYTELVDYLEKNKGEYVHFILTGEAKTE, from the coding sequence ATGAATGAGATAATTATGCAACAAATACTTGCCATTCGAGAAACAGGTGAAACGAATATGTTTGATCTTCCGGTTGTGACAAGTATTGCTTTAAGAGCAGGTTATACGGAGCTAGTAGATTACCTTGAAAAGAACAAAGGAGAATATGTCCATTTCATTTTGACAGGGGAAGCGAAAACAGAATAG
- a CDS encoding Head fiber protein — protein MSYNAKNYTEQGGEKTVIGGELVIEEGAKVTGLPVLENQPASTAETVEALVTDFNALLSKLKTAGIMNGDTP, from the coding sequence ATGAGCTATAACGCAAAGAACTACACCGAACAAGGTGGAGAAAAAACCGTTATTGGTGGAGAGCTTGTCATTGAAGAGGGAGCCAAAGTAACTGGGCTCCCTGTTCTTGAAAATCAACCGGCAAGCACTGCGGAAACTGTAGAAGCTCTAGTGACGGACTTTAATGCCTTGCTCAGTAAGCTGAAAACTGCAGGAATCATGAATGGAGATACACCTTAG
- a CDS encoding AraC family transcriptional regulator, protein MLKELNQVIDYIEEHLTADITLEEISKYAGVSDYHFRKIFYYLSGLTLNEYIKNRKLSEANKDLLNNERVTDVAFKYGYESIDGFTRAFKSWSGFLPSEVAKTGVSKSFPKLSFYINVKGGESMDYKIVEMPAFKFAGVSKRVPMQFEGVNNAIVELANSITQEQKEAMHAIQNIEPYEVVNASYEHEHNFMKDEGDLTHLIGVLTTEENVSELLDVIEVPAYTWAVFPNEGPFPETLQQTYAKTVSEWLPISDYEVIQAPGFSFTRMDEEKENYAYSEVWMAVRKRK, encoded by the coding sequence ATGTTAAAAGAACTTAATCAAGTCATTGACTATATTGAAGAACACTTAACTGCAGACATCACACTTGAAGAAATATCCAAATACGCTGGTGTCTCAGATTATCATTTTCGGAAAATCTTTTATTATTTATCTGGGTTAACATTGAATGAATATATTAAAAATAGAAAACTATCAGAAGCAAACAAGGATTTATTAAATAATGAAAGAGTAACCGATGTGGCATTCAAGTATGGCTACGAATCAATCGATGGCTTCACTCGTGCATTTAAATCTTGGAGTGGGTTTTTACCATCGGAAGTCGCTAAAACAGGTGTCAGCAAATCGTTTCCCAAACTTTCATTTTATATCAATGTTAAAGGAGGAGAAAGTATGGATTATAAAATTGTAGAAATGCCCGCATTTAAATTTGCTGGTGTAAGTAAACGAGTGCCTATGCAATTTGAGGGCGTAAATAATGCCATTGTTGAATTGGCCAACAGTATTACACAAGAGCAAAAAGAAGCAATGCATGCCATTCAGAATATTGAACCTTATGAAGTTGTCAATGCTTCTTATGAACATGAACATAATTTTATGAAAGACGAAGGAGATCTCACTCATTTAATTGGTGTTTTAACCACAGAAGAAAATGTGAGTGAACTTTTAGATGTAATTGAAGTTCCGGCATACACTTGGGCAGTTTTCCCAAATGAGGGTCCTTTCCCAGAAACTTTGCAGCAGACTTATGCAAAAACTGTTTCAGAATGGCTACCTATTTCCGATTATGAAGTGATTCAAGCTCCTGGATTTTCATTCACGAGGATGGATGAAGAAAAAGAAAATTATGCTTACAGTGAAGTTTGGATGGCTGTGCGTAAGAGAAAATAA
- a CDS encoding DUF4314 domain-containing protein gives MNIIHPEMLKQLRSYYTPGTRVMLLKMNDPYTKLQPGTKGTVTSVDDMGTIHVSWDSGSSLGVVFGEDLCRKIEE, from the coding sequence ATGAATATCATTCACCCAGAAATGCTAAAACAACTTAGGAGTTATTACACTCCGGGAACTCGTGTCATGCTACTTAAAATGAATGACCCTTATACCAAGCTTCAGCCTGGAACTAAAGGTACGGTTACTAGTGTTGATGACATGGGAACCATCCACGTCAGTTGGGATTCAGGCAGTTCCCTTGGAGTGGTCTTTGGAGAGGATTTATGCAGGAAAATCGAAGAGTAA
- a CDS encoding amidoligase family protein, with the protein MLSAKFGIEIEFTGITRERAARVAAEYLQGIYSEGGTYYDTKKVKTPDGRVWKFMYDGSINCQRKEGRRKVAAGRDYSVELVSPILTYREDIETLQELVRKLRKAGAFTNTSCGIHIHLDGAEHTPRSIRNFVNIIASKNDLFYKALQIAPQRMNYCKKMDSILVEKMNRKKPRTMRQIEDIWYEGYSESRSTHYHNSRYHFLNLHSFFTGNHTVELRGFNSELHAGKIRSYIVLALAINHQALTQKCASAKKPQVENEKFAMRTYLNRIGFIGDEFANCREHLTAALSGSAAWRFRAA; encoded by the coding sequence ATGTTAAGTGCAAAATTCGGGATTGAGATTGAATTTACAGGGATTACAAGGGAAAGGGCAGCTAGAGTCGCTGCAGAATATTTGCAAGGCATTTACAGTGAAGGCGGGACTTACTACGACACCAAGAAGGTAAAAACTCCAGATGGTCGAGTGTGGAAGTTTATGTACGATGGGAGCATCAACTGCCAAAGAAAAGAAGGTAGAAGAAAAGTAGCTGCAGGTAGAGATTATAGCGTTGAGCTGGTTAGCCCAATCCTAACCTACCGGGAGGACATTGAAACTTTGCAGGAGCTAGTAAGAAAGCTTCGCAAAGCTGGAGCCTTTACAAATACATCATGCGGAATTCACATTCATCTAGACGGTGCTGAACATACCCCACGAAGCATTCGAAACTTTGTAAATATCATTGCAAGCAAAAATGACTTATTTTATAAAGCACTCCAGATTGCACCGCAGAGAATGAATTACTGCAAAAAGATGGACAGCATTTTGGTTGAGAAGATGAACCGTAAAAAGCCTAGAACCATGAGACAAATTGAGGACATTTGGTACGAAGGTTACAGCGAGAGTAGAAGCACTCATTATCACAACAGCCGCTACCATTTCCTCAACCTTCACAGCTTTTTTACCGGAAACCATACAGTTGAACTTAGGGGATTTAATAGCGAACTTCATGCAGGAAAGATAAGAAGCTACATTGTTCTAGCACTTGCCATCAACCACCAAGCCTTAACGCAAAAATGTGCATCAGCAAAGAAACCGCAGGTGGAAAACGAAAAATTTGCCATGAGAACCTACCTAAACCGGATTGGTTTCATTGGAGATGAATTTGCAAACTGCAGAGAGCATTTGACAGCAGCACTTTCGGGTTCAGCTGCATGGCGGTTTCGGGCGGCCTGA
- a CDS encoding head-tail connector protein: MTLLEKVKANLILEHDRDDELLQMYITTAIAYAESYQHVPEGHYNENTMPPTTEQAVIMLSSHFYESRDGSTGGFFADNVQAGQQVWNTVNLLLRLDRDWKV; this comes from the coding sequence ATGACACTTTTAGAAAAAGTTAAAGCAAATCTAATTCTTGAGCACGATCGCGATGATGAACTTCTTCAAATGTACATCACCACCGCTATCGCATATGCCGAGAGTTACCAGCATGTACCGGAAGGTCATTATAATGAGAACACAATGCCGCCAACTACCGAGCAGGCCGTCATTATGCTGTCATCTCACTTCTATGAAAGTAGGGATGGTAGCACTGGCGGCTTTTTTGCTGATAACGTGCAGGCAGGCCAGCAGGTTTGGAACACTGTAAATTTACTGCTCAGGCTTGACCGGGATTGGAAGGTGTAG
- a CDS encoding head maturation protease, ClpP-related yields MKKFWNWVRDEDTQSRTLYLNGAIAEESWFDDDITPAAFKAELMSGEGDIVVWINSPGGDCIAASQIYNMLMDYKGNVTIKIDGIAASAASVIAMAGTEVLMSPTSLMMIHNPFTIAIGDSEEMQKAMQMLDEVKESIINAYELKTGLSRTRLSHLMDAETWLNANKAVELGFADDIMFKPGESALQDSFVFSRRAVTNSLMNKLQKPVVKQSAESLYERLNLLKY; encoded by the coding sequence ATGAAGAAATTTTGGAATTGGGTGCGTGATGAAGATACACAGTCACGGACCCTCTATCTAAACGGTGCAATTGCTGAGGAGAGTTGGTTTGATGATGATATTACTCCTGCTGCTTTTAAAGCAGAGCTAATGAGTGGCGAGGGTGACATAGTAGTTTGGATTAATTCACCTGGTGGTGATTGTATCGCAGCATCACAGATTTACAACATGTTGATGGATTATAAAGGCAATGTCACCATAAAGATTGATGGCATCGCAGCATCAGCCGCCTCGGTCATTGCCATGGCAGGTACAGAAGTTTTAATGTCTCCAACATCACTGATGATGATCCATAATCCTTTCACCATAGCCATTGGCGATAGCGAGGAGATGCAAAAGGCAATGCAGATGCTGGATGAAGTTAAGGAAAGTATCATCAACGCTTATGAACTTAAAACCGGTTTGTCTAGAACAAGGTTATCTCACCTGATGGATGCTGAAACTTGGCTAAATGCCAATAAGGCAGTCGAGCTTGGTTTTGCAGATGACATTATGTTCAAACCAGGAGAGAGTGCACTACAAGATAGCTTTGTCTTCAGCAGAAGAGCAGTGACCAATTCACTAATGAATAAGCTTCAAAAACCAGTTGTAAAACAGTCAGCCGAATCGCTTTATGAGCGGCTTAATTTGTTGAAATATTAG
- a CDS encoding phage portal protein produces MGLLKSIFKARDKPQDRIAGSNYSFFFGGTTSGKPVNEHTAMQMTAVYSCVRILAEAVAGLPLHLYRYTSSGGKEKALNHPLYFLLHDEPNPEMSSFIFRETLMTHLLLWGNAYSQIIRNGKGEVIALYPLMPNKMTVDRDRNGRLFYLYHQSSDDAPTLGKDSQVYLYPSDVLHIPGLGFDGLVGYSPIAMAKNAVGLAMATEEYGAKFFANGAAPGGVLEHPGTIKDPQKVRDSWNAAYQGSSNSHRVAVLEEGMKYQSIGISPEQAQFLETRKFQNNEIARIFRVPPHMVGDLEKSSFSNIEQQSLEFVKYTLDPWVIRWEQAISRSLLRPDEKKLYFAKFNVDGLLRGDYVSRMNGYATARQNGWMSANDIRELENLDRIPPELGGDLYLINGNMTKLADAGIFANKEGMEGKNE; encoded by the coding sequence ATGGGACTGCTAAAAAGTATTTTCAAGGCACGTGATAAACCACAGGATAGGATAGCGGGTAGTAACTATAGTTTCTTCTTTGGTGGAACAACTAGTGGGAAACCGGTGAATGAGCACACAGCTATGCAAATGACTGCGGTCTATTCCTGTGTAAGAATACTGGCAGAGGCTGTTGCTGGGCTTCCCCTTCATCTATATAGATACACATCAAGTGGTGGTAAGGAAAAAGCACTTAATCACCCGCTATACTTTTTATTGCATGATGAGCCAAACCCTGAGATGAGTTCCTTCATTTTCCGGGAAACATTAATGACACATCTTCTATTATGGGGAAATGCCTATTCCCAGATAATTAGAAACGGGAAAGGTGAAGTCATTGCTTTATATCCGCTGATGCCTAACAAAATGACGGTCGACCGTGACAGAAACGGCCGGCTTTTTTATTTGTATCACCAAAGTTCAGATGATGCGCCTACTCTCGGAAAAGACAGCCAAGTTTATCTCTATCCATCTGATGTACTGCATATCCCTGGTCTTGGCTTTGATGGACTTGTAGGCTACTCACCGATTGCAATGGCGAAGAATGCTGTGGGACTGGCCATGGCTACTGAGGAATACGGAGCTAAGTTTTTCGCAAATGGGGCAGCGCCTGGAGGAGTGCTTGAGCATCCTGGAACGATTAAGGACCCACAAAAAGTGCGAGATAGCTGGAATGCGGCTTATCAAGGAAGCAGCAACTCCCATCGTGTGGCAGTGCTTGAGGAAGGGATGAAGTATCAGTCTATTGGTATCTCACCAGAACAAGCTCAGTTTTTAGAGACAAGAAAGTTTCAGAATAATGAAATCGCTCGGATTTTCCGCGTACCTCCACATATGGTTGGGGACTTGGAAAAATCGAGCTTTTCTAATATTGAGCAACAGTCACTGGAGTTTGTGAAATACACTTTGGACCCTTGGGTGATCCGTTGGGAGCAGGCCATCAGCCGATCACTTTTAAGACCAGATGAAAAGAAGCTCTATTTTGCCAAGTTTAATGTGGATGGACTGCTTCGAGGTGATTATGTCTCTCGGATGAACGGTTATGCAACCGCGAGACAGAATGGTTGGATGAGTGCCAATGATATTAGGGAGCTTGAAAACCTTGACCGAATCCCACCTGAGCTTGGCGGGGACTTATATCTAATCAATGGCAATATGACCAAGCTTGCGGACGCAGGCATATTCGCAAATAAAGAAGGAATGGAGGGAAAAAATGAATGA
- a CDS encoding phage major capsid protein, translating to MSKILELREKRAKAWEAAKAFLDSKRGSDGLVSAEDAATYDKMEADIINLGKEIARLERQEALEAELNKPVNTPLTEKPAIPGMDTKTGRASDEYRKAFWNVMRSKNPRHDVLNALSVGTDSEGGYLVPDEFERTLVQTLEEENVFRKLAKIIQTSSGDRKIPVVVTKGTAAWLDEGEEFDESDSVFGQTSIGAYKLGTMIKVSDELLNDSVFDLENYISTEFARRIGAKEEEAFLVGDGDGKPTGIFNATGGAQLGVTAGSATAITADEIIELVYSLKAPYKKNAVFLMNDATVKAIRKLKDGQGQYLWQPSLTAGTPDTLLNRPVYTSAYAPIIEAGAKTIAFGDFGYYWIADRQGRSFKRLNELFATTGQVGFLASQRVDGKLILPEAIKVLQQKA from the coding sequence ATGAGTAAAATTCTTGAACTGCGTGAAAAGCGCGCAAAAGCATGGGAAGCAGCAAAGGCATTTCTTGATTCAAAGCGTGGTAGTGATGGACTTGTGTCCGCAGAGGATGCCGCAACCTACGACAAAATGGAAGCAGATATTATTAATCTGGGTAAGGAAATCGCAAGATTGGAGCGCCAAGAAGCTCTTGAAGCAGAGCTTAATAAGCCTGTAAACACACCTCTTACCGAAAAGCCAGCTATTCCGGGGATGGATACAAAGACCGGAAGAGCCAGTGATGAGTACAGAAAGGCATTCTGGAACGTAATGCGTAGCAAAAATCCTCGTCATGATGTGCTAAATGCTTTGTCTGTAGGCACTGATTCAGAGGGAGGATATCTTGTTCCTGATGAATTTGAGCGTACCCTAGTTCAAACCCTTGAGGAAGAGAATGTATTCCGTAAACTGGCAAAAATTATTCAGACTTCAAGCGGTGATCGTAAAATCCCGGTTGTGGTGACCAAAGGTACAGCGGCTTGGCTTGACGAAGGTGAGGAGTTTGATGAGAGTGATTCTGTATTCGGTCAGACATCTATCGGTGCTTACAAGCTGGGTACAATGATTAAAGTTTCTGATGAACTTCTCAATGACAGTGTATTTGATCTAGAGAATTATATCTCCACTGAATTTGCCCGTAGAATCGGTGCTAAGGAAGAAGAAGCTTTTTTAGTTGGAGACGGAGATGGAAAACCTACTGGTATTTTCAACGCAACAGGCGGAGCACAGCTTGGAGTGACAGCAGGGTCTGCAACTGCCATTACGGCAGATGAGATTATCGAGCTTGTTTATTCCCTAAAGGCTCCTTACAAAAAGAACGCGGTATTCCTGATGAATGACGCAACAGTAAAAGCAATCCGTAAACTGAAAGACGGTCAAGGTCAATATCTGTGGCAGCCTTCTTTAACAGCAGGTACTCCAGATACGTTGCTGAATCGTCCGGTTTACACTTCTGCTTATGCTCCTATTATTGAAGCCGGAGCAAAGACGATTGCTTTCGGTGATTTCGGATACTATTGGATTGCTGACAGACAGGGGCGTTCTTTCAAACGTTTAAACGAGCTTTTTGCAACTACTGGGCAGGTTGGTTTCCTTGCAAGCCAGCGTGTAGATGGAAAGCTCATTCTACCTGAAGCCATCAAAGTTCTTCAGCAGAAGGCTTAA